The Pyrus communis chromosome 2, drPyrComm1.1, whole genome shotgun sequence genome includes a window with the following:
- the LOC137725413 gene encoding agamous-like MADS-box protein MADS1 translates to MANENKSLSIDSPQRKLGRGKIEIKRIENTTNRQVTFCKRRNGLLKKAYELSVLCDAEVALIVFSNRGRLYEYANNSVKETVERYKKACADSSNTGSVSEASTQYYQQEAAKLRAQIGNLHNANRNMMGDALSSMPIKDLKSLESKLEKGISRIRSKKNELLFAEIEYMQKRELDLHSNNQLLRAKIVENERGQQNINVMAGGGPSSYDILQSQPYDSRNYFQVNALQPNHQYNPRHDQISLQLV, encoded by the exons ATGGCCAATGAAAACAAATCCTTGTCAATCGACTCTCCCCAGAGAAAATTGGGTAGGGGAAAGATCGAGATCAAGCGGATCGAAAACACGACCAATCGTCAAGTGACCTTCTGCAAGAGGCGCAATGGGTTGCTCAAGAAGGCCTATGAACTCTCTGTGCTCTGTGATGCAGAGGTTGCTCTCATAGTCTTCTCTAACCGTGGCCGCCTCTATGAGTATGCCAACAACAG TGTTAAAGAAACAGTTGAAAGGTACAAGAAGGCATGTGCAGATTCTTCAAATACTGGATCAGTTTCTGAAGCTAGTACTCAG TACTACCAGCAAGAAGCTGCGAAATTGCGTGCGCAGATCGGGAATTTGCACAATGCCAACCG GAATATGATGGGTGATGCATTGAGTAGTATGCCTATCAAGGACCTGAAGAGTCTGGAGAGTAAACTAGAGAAAGGAATTAGCAGAATCCGATCCAAAAAG AATGAGCTCTTGTTTGCCGAAATTGAGTACATGCAGAAAAGG GAACTGGACTTGCACAGCAATAATCAGCTCCTACGAGCAAAG ATAGTTGAGAATGAGAGGGGCCAGCAGAACATAAATGTGATGGCTGGAGGAGGACCTTCAAGCTATGACATCCTGCAGTCTCAGCCATACGACTCTCGGAACTATTTCCAAGTGAACGCGTTACAACCCAATCATCAGTACAATCCCCGCCACGATCAGATTTCTCTTCAATTAGTGTAA
- the LOC137725412 gene encoding GDSL esterase/lipase At1g29660-like, whose protein sequence is MATNEAVRWFMMIGFLVVSISQSCAYGKPEVPCFFIFGDSLLDNGNNNFLPTLRVNYLPYGIDYPTGPTGRFCNGRTPVDVLAELLGFENHIPPFATTFGLATLRGLNYASGTAGIRAETGSQLGVNVNFDRQIQNHKSAVLRIASILRSKESAMKYLNKCLYYVGMGNNDYLNNYLQPRFFNTSRIYTLEQYAAVLVRQYSRQIMTLYKYGARKFALVGVQDIANATYAFNQKLVSLVEKLNADLGDAKFIYINSSSVTRSTSAGIKDFDTSCCPVNRIGLCAIFQIPCQNRSEYALWDSFHPTEASNIVSARRTYNSSDPSDTYPMDISHLVNLSL, encoded by the exons ATGGCAACAAATGAGGCAGTAAGATGGTTCATGATGATTGGTTTTCTGGTGGTTTCAATATCACAATCTTGTGCTTATGGAAAGCCCGAAGTAccttgttttttcatttttggtgattcattgCTCGATAATGGCAACAATAACTTCCTCCCAACGTTGAGAGTGAACTACCTCCCCTACGGGATTGATTATCCCACCGGACCAACCGGAAGATTTTGCAATGGTCGAACTCCAGTTGACGTACTTG CTGAACTTTTGGGCTTTGAGAATCACATCCCACCATTTGCAACTACTTTCGGCCTGGCCACACTTAGAGGCTTGAATTACGCATCTGGCACAGCAGGAATTCGAGCGGAAACGGGCTCTCAGTTG GGTGTTAATGTCAACTTTGATCGGCAGATACAGAACCACAAATCTGCAGTCTTGCGCATTGCTTCCATACTGAGAAGTAAAGAATCAGCTATGAAGTATTTAAACAAGTGCTTATATTATGTGGGAATGGGTAACAATGATTACCTTAACAATTACTTACAGCCGCGGTTTTTTAACACCAGCCGCATATATACCCTTGAACAATATGCTGCAGTTCTTGTTAGACAATATTCCAGGCAAATCATG ACTTTGTACAAGTATGGAGCAAGGAAGTTTGCCTTGGTTGGAGTGCAAGATATAGCAAATGCGACCTATGCTTTTAACCAAAAGCTTGTATCTCTGGTAGAAAAGCTCAACGCCGATCTTGGAGATGCAAAGTTCATCTATATCAACTCTTCCTCAGTGACACGTTCAACTTCTGCTG GAATCAAGGATTTTGACACTAGCTGCTGTCCGGTCAATCGAATAGGCCTATGTGctattttccaaattccatgCCAGAATAGGAGTGAGTATGCATTATGGGACTCATTCCATCCCACTGAGGCCTCCAACATAGTCTCTGCAAGAAGAACATACAATTCCTCCGACCCGTCGGACACTTATCCGATGGATATCAGTCACCTGGTTAACCTCAGCCTATAA
- the LOC137723031 gene encoding GDSL esterase/lipase At1g29670-like codes for MSTNETAKWMSMMINVVFVITVSQSCVRGEPKVPCFFIFGDSLADNGNNNHLRTPARANYEPYGIDFPQGPTGRFTNGRTTVDFIAEFLGFEDPIPCYANTKGFKNMVRGLNYASASAGVRDETGSHMGENVNLNKQLLNHKSTVKRITSIMGLKRLSRQHLQKCLYSVGLGSNDYLMNYFQPKFYPTSKRYTPEQYASVLIKQYSKQMKTLYKYGARKVVLNGVGQVGCTPSSISTTNGSTCAENMNNAVQFFNQKLKSLVDQLNTELTHAKFIYVDMFGISGSPSEVTAAGIKVTKANCCPVDDFGQCVRSKGTCQNRSEYAFWDLFHPTEASNLIIARKSYNSSNLSDTYPANIHHLVQLRL; via the exons ATGTCGACAAATGAAACAGCAAAATGGATGTCGATGATGattaatgttgtttttgtgattACAGTATCACAATCCTGCGTTCGTGGAGAACCAAAAGTACCTTGTTTCTTcatttttggtgattcattgGCAGATAATGGCAATAACAACCACCTCCGGACCCCGGCGAGAGCGAACTACGAGCCTTACGGGATTGATTTTCCACAGGGACCAACAGGGAGGTTTACCAATGGCCGAACAACTGTTGATTTTATAG CtgaatttctgggttttgaagaTCCCATCCCATGTTATGCAAATACTAAGGGGTTCAAGAACATGGTTAGAGGTCTGAATTATGCATCTGCCTCAGCAGGAGTTCGAGATGAAACTGGCTCCCATATg GGAGAGAATGTCAATTTAAATAAGCAATTACTGAATCACAAATCCACAGTCAAGCGCATTACTTCAATAATGGGACTTAAACGATTGTCTAGGCAGCATTTACAAAAGTGCTTATATTCGGTTGGACTGGGTAGCAACGATTACCTTATGAATTACTTCCAGCCCAAGTTTTATCCCACCAGTAAGCGATACACTCCCGAACAATATGCTTCAGTTCTTATTAAACAATATTCTAAGCAAATGAAG ACTCTGTACAAGTATGGAGCCAGGAAGGTGGTCCTGAATGGAGTAGGACAGGTAGGCTGCACTCCATCTTCAATTTCAACTACAAATGGGTCTACATGCGCAGAAAATATGAACAATGCTGTTCAATTTTTTAACCAAAAGCTTAAGTCACTCGTCGATCAGCTCAACACCGAACTGACTCATGCAAAATTCATCTATGTTGACATGTTTGGAATTTCCGGAAGTCCATCAGAGGTTACAGCTGCAG GAATCAAGGTGACGAAAGCTAACTGTTGTCCAGTAGATGATTTTGGCCAATGTGTTCGTTCCAAAGGTACATGCCAGAACAGAAGTGAGTATGCGTTCTGGGATTTATTTCATCCTACTGAAGCTTCCAATCTCATCATTGCAAGAAAGTCATACAATTCTTCTAACTTGTCGGACACTTATCCAGCGAATATTCATCACCTAGTTCAGCTTAGGCTATAA